Genomic window (Polaromonas sp. JS666):
GGCGCTGCAGCAGGCGGCTGACGCGCTGAGCCACGTGCTGGCCGGCCTGGGCGTGCAGCGCGGCGACCGCGTCGCCATCGTGATGCCGCAGCGCTTTGAAACCGCGGTGGCCTACATGGCAATCTTCCAGATGGGGGCAGTGGCCATGCCGCTGTCCATGCTGTTTGGCCCTGAAGCGCTGGAGTTTCGTTTACACGACAGCGAGGCCGTGGTCGCCATCTGCGATGAAAGCGCCATCGCCAGCATCAGGGCAGTCAGGCCGCAATGCCCGGCGCTGCGCACCGTGGTCGCAGCCGGCGCCGCAAAAGGCCAGGGCGATATTGACTACGAGACCGCGCTGGCGGCGCAGCAACAGGCCTTCACCGCCGTCAGGACAAAGGCAGAAGACGCGGCCATCCTGATCTACACCAGCGGCACCACCGGCCCGCCCAAGGGCGCGCTGCTGCCGCACCGCGCGCTGATCGGCAACCTGCCGGGTTTTGTTTGCAGCCAGAACTGGTTCGGATTTGATGGCAAGGCCAACGCGGGGACGGACGCCGTCTTCTGGAGCCCGGCAGACTGGGCCTGGACCGGTGGCCTGATGGATGCCTTGCTGCCCACCCTGTATTTCGGCCGCCCCATCGTCGCGTTCAACGGCCGCTTCAGCCCGGAGTTGGCGTTCACGCTGATGGCCGGGCAGGGCGTGACGCATACCTTTTTGTTTCCCACCGCACTCAAGGCCATGATGAAGGCCTACCCGCGGCCGCGCGAGCATTTCCAGTTGAAACTGCAGGCCATGATGAGCGCGGGCGAAGCGGTGGGCGATGCCGTGTTTGCTTACTGCCAGGAGCAACTGGGCGTGACGGTCAACGAAATGTTCGGCCAGACCGAAATCAATTACGTGGTGGGCAATTGCAGCAGCCTGTGGCCAGCCCGGCCGGGCAGCATGGGTAAGGGCTACCCTGGCCACCGCGTGGCGGTGATTGATGATGAGGGTCAGGAATGCGCGGTCGGCGTGCCCGGCGATGTTGCGGTGAACCGTTACGACATCCATGGCGATCCCGACCCGATTTTCTTTCTGGGCTACTGGAAGAAGGACGCTGCGACACAGGCCAAGTTCACCGGCGACTGGTGCCGCACCGGCGACCTGGCCCGCCGTGACGCCGAGGGCTACCTCTGGTACGAGGGCCGGGCCGACGATGTCTTCAAGGCGGCCGGCTACCGCATCGGCCCCGGTGAAATCGAGAACTGCCTGGTCAAGCATCCGGCGGTGGCCAATGCGGCGGTGGTGCCCAAGCCGGACCGGGAACGGGGCGCCGTGGTGAAAGCCTATGTGGTGCTTGCTCCTGATTTCATGGCTGATCGTTCAGGGTTTCCAGGAGGCGCGGACCAATTCGATCTGGAAATGACTGCGACACTGCAGGCCCACGTGAAAACCATGCTGGCGCCGTATGAGTACCCGAAGGAAATCGAATTCATTGACGCCCTGCCGATGACAACCACCGGCAAGGTGCAACGGCGCGTGTTGCGGCTCCGTGAGGAAGAGCGCTTCAGGGCGTCGCCAGCGCCGCGGTGATCGGGCACAAAAAAAAGCACCCGGGTCGAGTGCTTTTTCCAGCAGGCGCCGCGGATCTGGCTACGCCAGGCCGCAGGCGCCGTCCCCTGCAAGAGGAGAAGGCGCTACACGAAGTGAGCGCCGACAGGGGTGTGTCTGTTATCGCCCAGCGACCTGCTCGGCCACATAGATCTCGACACGGCGGTTCTTGTCGCGGCCTTGCTGCGTGTTGTTGTCGGCAACCGGCTCGCGTGAACCGCGGCCATCGGTTGCGATGCGGGTGCGGGCCACGCCGCGGCTCACCAGGTAATCGCGGGCTGCATTGGCGCGGTCTACGGACAGCGGGTTGTTGATCGCATCCGAACCGGTGCTGTCGGTGTGGCCGATGATGGTCACCGTGGTGACCTGGTTCTGGTTCAGGCTGGTGGCAAACTGGTTCAGGATAGGCGCGAAGTTGGGCTTGATGGCGGCGCGGCCCACGTCAAACGACACGTCGCTGGGAATGTCCAGCTTCAGGCGGTTGTCGGGGGTCTGGCTTACCGCCACACCGGTGCCGGCGGTAGCGCGCTCCATGGCCGCTTTCTGTTCCTGCATTTTCTTGGACCAGATATAGCCGCCACCCGCACCGACGGCGCCGCCCAGCACTGCACCGGTGGCAGCTCCTTTTGAGCCACCGGTTGCCGCGCCCAGCACCGCGCCGGCCAAGGCGCCAATGCCCGCGCCCTTGGCCGTATCCTGCTGGGTTTCGCTCATGTTGGCGCAACCGGAGAGGCCGCCAATGGCGAGTGCTGCGGATGTCAGGGCTGTGATGGCCAGTTTGTTCATGTTCATGTTTATGTTCATCGAAAAGCTCCTCATGGAAATTGATTGGCTTGGCAGCGCGGCAAAGCGCTGGCAGGCAGATGGTACGCCCAGCGAAAGGTGACGATTTGTAAGACAAGCGCGCGACTTCGGCACGGGCGGATAGGCCTTGAAGCCTTAAACTAGCCGTTTTTCGAGTGCTGTCATCGCAGACCAGATGATGGCTTCGCGCTCCCGGTAACCGGGGGCCTTCCTCATTCTTCAGCTGAAATTTTCATGAATAAAGTTCAACTCGGCGCCAGCGATCTGCAGGTCACCCCCATTTGCATGGGCACCATGACGTTTGGCGAACAGGTGGATGAAGTCACGGCGCACGCCATCCTGGACCGGTCTTTTGAGCGCGGTGTCAATTTTCTCGACACGGCGGAAATGTACTCGGTGCCGGCACGGGCTGAAACCTTTGGCGCCACTGAAACCATCATTGGCAGCTGGTTCGCCAAAAATCCCGCAGCCCGCAGCAAGCTGGTGCTGGCCACCAAGGTGGCGGGGCCGGCGCGCGGCATGTCCTGGATTCGCGAGGGCAGCCCGGATCTGACCGCGGCGGATATCACGCAGGCGTGCAACAACAGCCTGAAGCGCCTGAAGACCGATGTGATTGACCTCTACCAGATTCACTGGCCGGCCCGCCATGTGCCGGCCTTCGGCATGCTGTATTTCGAGCCGGCCAAGGACCAGGCGGTGACGTCCATCCACCAGCAGCTGGAGGCGCTCGGCGGCCTCGTCAAGGCGGGCAAGGTGCGCGCCATCGGCCTGTCCAATGAAACCCCTTACGGCGTGCACGAGTTCGTGCGCCTGGCCGAGCAGCATGGCCTGCCGCGTGTGGCGACGGTGCAGAACCCCTTCTGCCTGGTCAACCGCACCGTGGAAAACGGCCTGGACGAAACCATGCATCGCCTCGGTGTTTCGCTGCTGGCTTATTCACCGCTGGCCTTTGGCCTGCTGACTGGCAAATACGACGAGTCGGGCACGGAAGGCCCGCGGGCGCCGAAAGACGCGCGCATTGGCAAGTTCGAGTCGGTGCGCAAGCAGCGCTGGGGCCGCCCGGAGGCCCTTGCAGCTGCGCGGCGCTACAACGCGCTGGCGCGCGCGCATGGCCTGACGCCTGCGCAACTGGCGCTGGCCTTTTGCTACACCAAGTGGCAGGTCGCCAGCACCATCATCGGCGTGACCACTGTGGCACAACTCGACGAAGACCTGGATGCCTTTGGGACCACACTTTCCCCGGAGGTATTGG
Coding sequences:
- a CDS encoding acyl-CoA synthetase; protein product: MHSGFRWQVPEHFNIAEACCGRWARDGGDGRDAAKRIAIREHQTGARTTLYTYRALQQAADALSHVLAGLGVQRGDRVAIVMPQRFETAVAYMAIFQMGAVAMPLSMLFGPEALEFRLHDSEAVVAICDESAIASIRAVRPQCPALRTVVAAGAAKGQGDIDYETALAAQQQAFTAVRTKAEDAAILIYTSGTTGPPKGALLPHRALIGNLPGFVCSQNWFGFDGKANAGTDAVFWSPADWAWTGGLMDALLPTLYFGRPIVAFNGRFSPELAFTLMAGQGVTHTFLFPTALKAMMKAYPRPREHFQLKLQAMMSAGEAVGDAVFAYCQEQLGVTVNEMFGQTEINYVVGNCSSLWPARPGSMGKGYPGHRVAVIDDEGQECAVGVPGDVAVNRYDIHGDPDPIFFLGYWKKDAATQAKFTGDWCRTGDLARRDAEGYLWYEGRADDVFKAAGYRIGPGEIENCLVKHPAVANAAVVPKPDRERGAVVKAYVVLAPDFMADRSGFPGGADQFDLEMTATLQAHVKTMLAPYEYPKEIEFIDALPMTTTGKVQRRVLRLREEERFRASPAPR
- a CDS encoding OmpA family protein, yielding MNKLAITALTSAALAIGGLSGCANMSETQQDTAKGAGIGALAGAVLGAATGGSKGAATGAVLGGAVGAGGGYIWSKKMQEQKAAMERATAGTGVAVSQTPDNRLKLDIPSDVSFDVGRAAIKPNFAPILNQFATSLNQNQVTTVTIIGHTDSTGSDAINNPLSVDRANAARDYLVSRGVARTRIATDGRGSREPVADNNTQQGRDKNRRVEIYVAEQVAGR
- a CDS encoding aldo/keto reductase; the protein is MNKVQLGASDLQVTPICMGTMTFGEQVDEVTAHAILDRSFERGVNFLDTAEMYSVPARAETFGATETIIGSWFAKNPAARSKLVLATKVAGPARGMSWIREGSPDLTAADITQACNNSLKRLKTDVIDLYQIHWPARHVPAFGMLYFEPAKDQAVTSIHQQLEALGGLVKAGKVRAIGLSNETPYGVHEFVRLAEQHGLPRVATVQNPFCLVNRTVENGLDETMHRLGVSLLAYSPLAFGLLTGKYDESGTEGPRAPKDARIGKFESVRKQRWGRPEALAAARRYNALARAHGLTPAQLALAFCYTKWQVASTIIGVTTVAQLDEDLDAFGTTLSPEVLAEIDTIRWELRDPAQ